From Pan troglodytes isolate AG18354 chromosome 9, NHGRI_mPanTro3-v2.0_pri, whole genome shotgun sequence, the proteins below share one genomic window:
- the LOC112204794 gene encoding LOW QUALITY PROTEIN: olfactory receptor 10N1-like (The sequence of the model RefSeq protein was modified relative to this genomic sequence to represent the inferred CDS: inserted 2 bases in 2 codons) encodes MRNHTLLNEFILWGIPQTEGLEAVLCAVFSFIYLFTLLGNLLILIAIVSSSTLHTPMYFFLGLLSTFDILFPSVTCPKMLLYLSGQSPVISFKGCASQLFFYYLLGSAEGCLYSVMSYDRFVAIRHPLRYMLIMKPRVCVGLVVVAGLVGCLHATILTSFTFQLSYCGPNQVDYFFXDIPAVLPLACTDSALAQRVGSINVGFLALTLLISVCVCYTRIGIAILRIRSSEGRQKAFSTCSAHLVAILCAYGPVIVIYLKSTPNPLLGAXVQILNNVVSPMLNSLIYSLRNKEVKRSLKRVFRNVLLTVCE; translated from the exons ATGAGGAATCACACATTGCTGAATGAATTCATTCTATGGGGAATACCTCAGACAGAGGGACTGGAGGCTGTACTCTGTGCTGTCTTCTCATTCATCTACCTCTTCACCCTACTTGGAAATTTACTCATCCTTATAGCGATTGTTTCTTCCTCTACCCTTCACACTCCTATGTATTTCTTCTTGGGACTCCTGTCTACTTTTGACATATTGTTCCCATCTGTAACATGTCCCAAGATGCTATTGTATCTCTCTGGCCAGAGCCCAGTCATTTCTTTTAAGGGATGTGCTTCACAGCTCTTCTTCTATTACTTGCTGGGTTCTGCTGAAGGCTGCCTCTATTCTGTGATGTCTTATGATCGCTTTGTTGCCATACGTCACCCACTGAGATATATGCTCATCATGAAGCCTAGAGTCTGTGTCGGCTTGGTCGTGGTAGCCGGCTTGGTGGGTTGTCTTCACGCCACCATTCTGACCTCCTTTACCTTTCAGTTGTCCTACTGTGGCCCCAATCAGGTGGACTACTTCT TTGACATTCCTGCTGTTTTACCCCTGGCTTGTACTGACAGTGCCCTGGCCCAGAGGGTGGGTTCCATAAATGTTGGCTTTCTGGCTTTAACACTTTTGATCAGTGTCTGTGTCTGCTACACTCGCATTGGGATTGCCATCTTGAGAATCCGCTCATCAGAGGGCAGGCAGAAAGCCTTCTCCACCTGCAGTGCTCACCTTGTTGCAATCCTCTGTGCCTATGGACCTGTAATCGTCATCTATCTGAAGTCCACACCCAACCCCTTGCTTGGTG AGgtgcaaatattaaataatgttgTCTCACCCATGCTGAACTCGTTAATCTATTCCTTAAGGAACAAGGAAGTGAAAAGGTCCCTGAAAAGAGTATTCCGAAATGTTTTACTTACTGTTTGTGAATAA